The Mytilus edulis chromosome 5, xbMytEdul2.2, whole genome shotgun sequence genomic interval accacctgggctctcaaaaaaagagctttcggtgggcatgtgttacctttccacgtcagttttaatctagcggcgtactacagtacatgatatataaggcatgaagatgttattgttacagatcagctaaattatctatagtaaaggatcctacaaattaatgtaagatacagtcacagaaaataattatattcataagtacgtctgagtcagtgacaaccctacaacagatgtatccatcggatcgccatcaatgatggtgatacatggctgtgtacatatgTGTGTCattctttttttgagagcccaggtggtcgtgtggtctagcgggacggctgcagtgcaggcgatttggtgtcacgatatcacagtagcatgggttcgaatcccggcgagggaagaaccaaaaatttgcgaaagcaaatttacagatctaacattgttgggttgatgtttagacgagttgtatatacattatgtacacagccatgtatcaccatcattgatggcgatccgatggatacatctgttgtagggttgtcactgactcagacgtacctatatatatatatatatatatatacaactcgtctaaacatcacactgcagccgtcccgctagaccacactaCAACCTaggctctatatatatataaggatcctacaaattaatgtaagatacagtcacagaaaataattatattcataagtacgtctgagtcagtgacaaccctacaacagatgtatccatcggatcgccatcaatgatggtgatacatggctgtgtacataatgtatatacaactcgtctaaacatcaacccaacaatgttagatctgtaaatttgctttcgcaaatttttggttcttccctcgccgggattcgaacccatgctattgtgatatcgtgacaccaaatcgcctgcactgcagccgtcccgctagaccacacgaccacctgggctctcaaataaagagctttcggtggccatatgttacctttccacgtcagttttaatctagcggcgtactacagtacatgatatataaggcatgaagatgttattgttacagatcagctaaattatctatagtaaaggatcctatatatatatgtaacactcccaaacgtgtccttccccccaaacgtgtccgattcccccaaacgtgtcttcTCTCCCTAAACGTGTCCACAATGTACAATATTCCCCAAATTTGTCCGAAttcataacccccaaacgtgtccgataaatGTTATTCACCAAAACGTGTCCAATATTTAACGCCAGATCGTCTCGTGTCTTTTAGCGTTAATACATGTATCTCCTAAATAAAATCTCTGATAATGTTTACTACAATTTTATGATAGGGACACAGGTGACAAAGTTTTCATTTATTAGCTTTAGTTGATTAAATGTAGGTTTTTAATGaatatcataattcaaaatttaatctgtaattgtgaaattaatttttgactgaaattgcttattgttcagttgcaagtatttcaaaCTCATTTAGAGCAAACCTGCACCTAATTATAGAGTTAAATTAATTGTTgactttgtaaattattttgtacttataaacTCCGATGATGCTTTTTATATCTATCTGAATATTGCCTGGCGGGCGATAAGCAGCAtttgttaaaacttttaattaatagCTCTCCATCTGAATTTgtgtttatttcaaaaattcatcaaatcataaactggttatccgtttttttatatatataaattttaggtTTCCAGCATCACTAAAGACACACGATCAAGAGccataacgtccagtgccaaatatctcattcattggttttatagattctttttatttatataaatgttatgtGATCAACGCCAGTTATTAGTGGTTACCGTAATTGCAAATTTAATTTGTACtgtataaattcattttttaaactgCTGATAGCGTATTGTCAAGTTGCAAGTACCAGTGTATGTAAAGtacggatcctaaaatatcattatacccccgctttaaaaaaaggggggtatactgttttacctctgtctgtccgtcagtctgtccgtcagtccgtccgtctatcagtccgtcccatgaaactttcgtcacatttttctcaggaactacaatacaaggatttctgatatttggtttcatgGTTTATCTATgtcagctttaccgtgtgatgcattttcagattcatcacttgacaacttcctgtttaccgaacacttgtatgattttacacatgatagccaagttgaaattttcgtcacatttttctcaggaactacaatacaaggatttctgaaatttggtttcagggtttatctaagtcagctataccgtgtgatgcgttttcagattgatctcacttgacaacttcctgtttaccgaacacttgtatgattttacacatgatagccattgaagttgaaaattttcgtcacatttttctcaggaactacaatacaaggatttctgaaatttggtttcagggtttatctaagtcagctataccgtgtgatgcgttttcagattcatcactcgacatcttcctgtttaccgaacacttgtatcattttacacatgatagccaagttgaaaattttcgtcacatttttatcaggaggaactacaatacaaggatttctgaaatttggtttcaggatttacataagtcagctataccgtgtgatgcgttttcagattcatcactcgacaacttcctgtttaccaaacacttgcatatttttacactattaatattatccacttgcggcgggggtatcatcagtgagcagtagctcgcagtttcacttgtttttactGTATAAGCCATAAATGTCTattgtagaatgataaataaacagacgaactttttttaatttttaaagaaattcaagaaaattagttaaaatgtatatgttcagaaatacataatactaataaaacaaagtaagagctGTGAactatataccaaaataggtgaatatttaggacatttcacgaacagatcgtgcaggtgctttataactaacaggttagatgttgttgcagtaaaaaatattcattgtaatacaattattaaagttgtataacgtagaatatgttttgccattcagtttcttcatatttaactaaattccaaTATGATGATTTCGTAAggctagtcatgtttactgtcaaataatgatactattctttcattttcactgtggagcgaatcattattattgtatatgcggtgcattttcactgtacaattttatttttcttatctattacagctcatttctttaagcatgtagagcaagactttagttgattgcttgcttttttttattggattatcattatgataacacccaatttaattcaaatattaaaaatacaggttaaactatgcctattcatattgtttaaaaacgtcaatcttatttacaaagtttgtataaacaattatacaaacaaagcaagcaagccaaccaaagttttgctttacatgcattaggaaattagctgtaaagccttaatttagccgacttgctcaaacaatagataaagtaagagaaagatttgataaaatttaacttacggaggaaagtttggttttagaacactctaataaattcaatagaaataacatttatttcaaatgtattccatttagtttcttataaagcgtatcgggatctttatccttattttttttatccatttccaggacacttcaccactaattacgtacatcttgatatagatagcacctttgttttcccgtttaaaaggttttacactggaaccctttataacttgctgttcggtgtgagccaagactccatgttgaagaccgtattttgacgtataatttgtataaattgtgactcggatggagagttgtctcattgtcacatacgacatctatatatggctcaaaaacgaaacgagacgggataaaaagggatatAAAAATCTacgctacttttttaatatattgattatGAGCTTAATATGAGTCAAAATAGGGtaaaatagtgggtcgcatttgggtataagcgtcacgctgtattgccgattttttgcaagcgtgacaggtgaaagtcaaatgattgtgtagtgaaaaacgggaaatgaagtctagcgggacacggataaaaattagaactgcatagtataagcgggatacgtgaatctgacaaaacaataagctgAATACGGGAATTTGaaaaaacagtaagcgggatccgggatcagaaccccctaATGAGACCCAagaataagatatttttgtatattcatcctattgttgcagtcatgccttcaataacaaatgtatccgatgcatgcattttttttttatatttttggtccctttttcaattgtgtggggtccaaatttatagacaaaagtcctttaatatagatatttggaattcgttgacatgctgaatctaaccgtgtagcTAGTTTGGGGATTATTTGCCTAGTTGCTGAAATAGCCCACATAAAattccaaagggtccaaaatcaacaaaaatcaattgtagcatgcatttcgtgtacaataacccaaatgtgcatggttttacctctgcggtagtatccattcgcggatctagaatttttcataagtaggggcccactgactgcctaagagggcccgctgctgtcaccttccagtgattccctatataagttaaaatcaaggagaaacgtaatctgaagaatacaatatgacattttgagaatcgcttttgttacaagtttgaaaagctatatatttgatgaagaatgaatgaggagtttgtatttcaatttgaaaatacatgtatcataaatcctaaagtcatcaactattttttttttcatttgttgcaagtacatttatcacataattctacaataaaaattcctcgcatctttgaaaattctacattaataatgactgcactaacagtgataattcatcgcatctatagttaaaatggatcgctttcaataatcgatatgctatattatgatgcttttataacacttatttgaactttaatgctatgtttgtatattataaagacatatcacaatgaaaatatgttaaaacttaactcaaaatcctttaacttgatattttcaaaacgtaaacaaatacagttttcccatgatcctttattctacaatagacatacccgcatataacagtaaaaatgataaCGTAtttccagttgcaagtatttcatgcatatttagagaaCATACATGCTTTAATGATTTTACTGTTCTATTCTGTTTAAATTGTCTTTAAACTGATGACTgcgtattgtccagttgcaagtatttcatgcttATTTAGAGAGAACATAGGTTAcaagcttttattttttttaaatttgttctgtATAAATTTACTTTAGACTGTTGATCGTCCAGTTGCCGGTGTTTCACAATATTTAAAGAGAACATACAAATTTTAACGTGCAGAGAAAGGGACACATTCATTCGTTAACTGTACAATTTAACTAAACATGTTTGCTTACAATTTACATACGACATAGCCGAAATGACGCCCCCACTTTCACCCAGTTTTTTTCGACTGGTTTAAAAAAGTACCTTATCTCTATTTTCaatgaaatggtaaaattagtATACATTAATGGAATAGCAATAACCAAATAACGCTTGATATGGACACATTTTTgggattggacacgtttgggggtttgTTGGGAAATTGACACGTTTGGGCGTTTATACAAATCACACGCTTTGGCGATGTTTATActagacatgttttgcagttcagtgacgtcaaagtggacacgtttgggggaatcggacacatTTGGGGGggaggacacgtttctgagtgttacatatatatcatgtctcttttatataacaattacatAATGAATCCTTcacttaaaatatatatcatgtgtcTTTTATATGATAATTACATAACGAGTCCTTCACTTAACATATAAATCATGTGTCTTTTAGATAACAATTACATAACGAATCCTTCAGTTAACATAGAAGATCATATATATCATGTCTcttttatataacaattacatAATGAATCGTTCACTTAACATATAAATCATGTGTCTTTTAGATAACAATTACATATAAATCAGTTGTCTTTTAGATagcaattaaatgaaaatgatgTGTCTTTTagatacaaataattttttttatgttacaataAATGAGTTTTGTCACAGATTTCAGTAAAGTTTGGCACATAACTTTGGCTCGTTCAACtacaactgaaaatcgaaaaataacgcatttatctcatatattatttgtaatataactgattgaattctttcaaaatggGAGAAAGTTTGAATAAACGGCACACGTAATTGGCGAAAAACCTTTTTAAGTTTGTCTTAAAATCATCAAAGCTATTAAAAACTTCctttagatttttcttaaaaatctATATGTTGTTGATTCATAAATTTGTGTTGTAATGATgcaaaataaagataataataaggtcaccgacttcgtttttacAGTATACAACATTTACAGTTGTGTTCCTTAAATAACCTACTAAACGTCGAAATTATCGAAATGTCATCGCGTTACAGGCCGAAAAACGTTGCATTTTGAAGGTGTTCACTACTAACAAGGTAACAAATTGGTTGTTAGACAAAACAATGAAGTCggtgaccatatgagtattttctatcagtaaaacaaaaatgtatgtgtcaactacatatagttttttttagaaaaatatatggaGTAGGTTTTAGAGATTTTATGTTTTTCAGCTAAATAGTAGAATTTTCGTAAATGGATTTTTGTAACAATGATTATGTAATTAAATTATGATACAAAATAAAGGGTAAGTGGCCAAAAGATCTTTTGATCCTATACGTATACAGTAAAGATTCCAAATATCTGGCAAAAAGTCAAAAAAAGAGTATCGAACATAATATAATTTCTTAAGAATCCTGTTACTTCGTTACCAAAAGCTAATGTTGTACTTTCTACTTGAATTTGATTGTTTGTCACTTACCATGGAGAAATCAATGGTTTGTCTAAAATGGCATTCTTGAAAATTAATAACGTTTATAGAATTTTTGACAACTATATCTTTTGAACGTATTACAGCTAAAGGTTGTACATTTAATGGAGTTTCTTACCAACATAATGCTCATTGGACGAATGGCTGTGACAAGAACTGTACCTGTGTCAACGGTCTCTacaattgtgtttttttgtaagtATTTTTTACATGAAAACTTGATTAGCTATTTAGAGTTGAGGTATGACTGCAATATTTACAAAGTAAGGGACCATAGTTTCCCAACCATTTGACAAAAGGCAGATTTTACATTTGAAGACgtaaatgtatttgattttgtgaCTCATTCACcaatttgtttcatttatgtTTGGGAAGAAATATTTGCCTTTAACATTTGTTGTGAACCTTGTAAATAGTTAGTCAAGTTTGAGATATTCATGCATTTGTATTTGTTCATGTTTGTGAAGATATTTATCAGCCATTCACATTTAAAGATTATCAAAACATGAGTTGCACTTATTATATTGATTGCATATtcacttatttttaatttgacaCATAGTGGCttgtgaataaaacaaaacagtcttatgtatatttgttatgttgcaaaataagaattaaaataagaataaatttcaaatatgaaattataaaattaacttttgattGTAGATGTCCAATATATCCAAATATTCCACCAAACTGGCAACTTGTAGGGAAATCTGCTCGATGCTGTCATCCAGATTTTGTTATTGAAGTTAAACGTGAGTTTTCATTTAACGATGTGTCAATTGATTGATCGAAAGTGTTTAACCCAACTTTCCCACACTTTTTGCTAAATCATGGTAACTAGTTTTTTCCAGTGGAGAAATCTGGAGTGCACGAAGAGAACTACTAACCTTGAAACGTTTCAGATTATAAGTCCCAAACAACACGCTAGGAAGAATTTGGTAAGTTAGATATAACTATATATGCCCAATAATTGTAGCAGCTAAAcatcaatttaataaattaaatttcagGATATTTGCTGGctaattcatattttttgttaatatattcatatatctATCAGTGACATCATTCAAGTGAAAAATTGTCTAAAATTGTTGTCTGTACTTTATAAGGTATATAAGCCTAAGGTATATATTGTACTGGTTCAGtatgatatttgtaaaaataatctATTACATTGCAGTTTAAACATCCTTACTTTCAGCAATATGTAATTATGGTGGAAAGGAATATAAGCAGGATGAAACCTGGTCTGATGGTTGTCAGTTTAGCTGTATCTGTAATGATGCCAAGGCTGATCAATACCAATGTAAAGAAAAGTAAGTAATGTTTGCTAAGAAAAAGGAGTAAATTTGATTAGGCCAATGGTCCCTATTTTTCAGTAAATAGTTCAAATAGGATTTAATGGCCACAATCATTGTGAATCATAGTTAAAACAATTACTtgatatggaaaaaaaatctttgaaaatttaCATATTGTTATATACGTTTTTCCTCTTTGAgattgtaaattttcaaatccATCTAAGGAAACCTGATCTGATGGTTGTACGGTAATCTGTGTCTGTACTGATGCCATGAATGGTCAATACCAATGTAAAGAAAAGTAAGTAGTATTTGTCAAGTAACAGAAGTAAACTCGAATAAACCCCCATATGGGCCGTACTTTGAGCTTATATTTCGAATTAGGATCTTATGATTATAACCACTGCGGATCATAATTAAAACAGTGACAGAGGAACAGGactttcggtttttttttatagatgtcaAAATGAGGACTGTTCCATTGAAACATAAATGGTACCCAGAGAAGGCACTTTAAAACTTGTCACCCACCTATATCTATAAAGAAACAATTTTAGAATTTCGTTTACATCattcaaaaaattaaagataatccATTTGTTTGGCATGCATTATATATTAATGACCCCTACTTCTTTTTGAGTTATTTGAAACATATAACTATAGTCATTGAAAAGATAGATAAACATTTTAAACTCCTGTCTGATTACTTTTGGAATGTACAACAAAAATCTTTAATAACAAAGAAGTCTGTGCTACAAATATGTTCattgaaatgaaaaatttaatgtaATCACATTATGTGCAGTATATCTACCGATCTTAGcaaaatatttctgtaaattttATATCCATAGTGTAATTATAACAGTATAATAATTTCTTTGAATTCAATTGAGATTATTACAGCAGTTATTCAAAAAATGAAGGGACACCACTGTTCCTTAGTTGTAAAGGCAGTTTGGTTGTATTTGTTACTTATTTTAAAAGGAGATAAGTTCCTTTACCACACATCAGTTGTTAAATCGGTCCTTgcttaaaacaagaatgtgtccaaagtacacgggtgccccacttgcattatcattttccatgttcaatggattgtgaaattgggtaaaaaatctaatttggccttaaaaagtaaaaagatcaaccaaaagggaacatgtgtactaagtttcaagttgattggactttagcttcatcgaaaactaccttgaccaaaaactttaacctgaaactcacacttttaatttctatgttcagtggaccatgaaaatggggtcaaaagattaattttgttttaaaaaaagaaagatcatatcataagtaacatgtgtactaagtttcaagttgattggactttcgcttcttcaaaaactaacttgaccaaaaactttaacctgaaatgggacgaacagacggacggacggacggacgaccggaaagacggaaggacgcacagaccagaaaacataatgcccctctactaccGTAGTTGGGGCatacaaaaaagattttttgttttatgtttatgcATTAATCGTTAAGCTCATAATTATAAACTTATGCTGTCCTGGCCTTCGTTGTCTGTAACTTATACATTGCTTGATATTTTATCTTTCTATCTCTTCAAGAAAGGATAGCGTATTAGAGGACATTGTCTTTTCTTAATTCTTTTGGCCTTGGATGTACATTGTAAATATAATACTTTTAATTGAATTACTTTTTGTCAATGCTGCAACAATTTTTCCACTTATAATTCGGATAGCTTTGTTATTATTTGTAGCAGTACACATAACGATACATGCTAGAGCTATTAATCAACTGTGTTGGTCCTTCATAGAATTTTGGGTAACTTcaacaaacaaaattttaaaatcaaaagacAGTACACAGAGCACttgcttttttttcttcatttttctgtGCTTTTCTTGATTTTTAACAACCAGGAATGCTTTAagccaaatatttaaaagttaaacaatatttatagagCTAGTGAAGAATTATATGCAATAAGAACCTCAAGAATATAAGATCAACTTTGCCTGCGGGAGTTAGATTTTTAGTATCttaataatttaagaaagttttgTCAATGACTATGTTAGTAGGGAAAAACGACTACAGAGCCGATTATAACATTAAGGAAAAGTAGTGTTAataaccaatatgcttcaaaaaaTGGAAACAGTCATGCCTGCTTAAAAAATCAACTGTATTTAGTAAAAACCTTTTTTTATAAGACCATTGTTTTTTCGATTCCTCTGTGttgcatttcatataaattgGAGCTGTATTATAAGACCACATGTTTTATAGACCACTTTTTTGCTCTTCCGTAAGTGGTCGCTAAAACGGGGTTGACAGTAATTTGAAAGTTGTGTTGGTCTAAAGCACTTTTATTATCCTCAGTTTAAATCAGTGAAGGGATGATATCAATTGGAATTGAAATTATTGAGAGTTTAGCTTCactgtttattataaacaatCCTCTATCTAGGAAATCATTATAGAAAATGCAAGCTCTGGAATAATGTATCCAATATCATTGATAGGCTCCACATACATGCACTTCTTGAATGTTGCTGCACAGAAAGTTAGCAATAGTTAGCAATAGTTAGGCTCGAATATTTTGGCGTCTATTTTTTCTCTCTCGCGAACTGACCCTGATTGTCATTTTTTACATGTATGGCAATATATGACACAGACTTAAATGTCTTTGTTGATATGTGTTCAAcaataagaaacaaaaaaatagacaaaagttGTTCCCTATGGAATGCTGAAACTTCAGGGTTAATCACCTTATGGAAATTGTAGAGAGAAACTTAGCTTTTATGTGTCACTTTAACTCTGCAAACCGATTTTATTAGAATAGATAATTTCTTACTTAGAAAacttgatatttaaaacaaatgtaatcTGTTCAGATATATGAGTAGAACACAAAATATTTACAGATATATAAACAACTTTTATTCCATTTCAGATGTCCCAAATGGGATCTTCCTGACGTTTGTCATTGGAACCCAGCATCAGCGGGAAAATGTTGTAGTCAACCAGAATGTCCACTACCTTATGTTATCACCGGTTACCCAGACCTTTAGATGTTTCTCTTCACATAAGCAACTGTCAATTATAGAATATtgtttatcaaaaaatattaaaggaCCATTTTCATTAGTTTCTTCGTTGCAACAAGGATCTCCTCTGAGTTTATAACCTTTCTAGCATTCAGCACGCTTATATTGACTTTAAATATCATcgatattttcataaaaaaaatatgtttacgaaATGTAGAAGTTTTATATACACTATAGGGGTTTCCTATCACCAGGAATGAATAACCATAACAGTTTGTTTCTTTCAAACTTTTAGTCTTCAATTCTGTTGTATTTTTGTACTAAGAGAGTGGTGATCCATTTTGTTTGATTATAGTGTCATTGCTGAGTCTTATGTGGATGAAAACGCTTTCTAGAGTACCAAGTTATCAACATTTTATCTTTGAGTAATTTAGAAGGAAACAGTAAACATAaagtaaattaaatgtttacatctAGCATTTTACAGTCTGTGTGTGACTAGAACACGGTGTGTAAGGTTGTCCTGCGAGAAAACGTTCTGTGCTGATGATTCGGTCCTGACTGGTGCTGGTGGTCATTTGAAGTTGTAAcgaaagacgaaaatgatgatgtttgacgttttcactcctaaaaaatggaagaaaacagttgagatttttcattttgtttcttatgggttcatatgtaaaccatttaaaagttgaccctctaaactgtttcagtaagcgtaacacaaaaatgctcagaaaatatatagttattgtcataattatgtttacataagacttataaaggaggTACCAagcaatattttacagttcaatttaatgatcatgaatggaaggaaatggtacggaagtttacataagacaaaaagaaatttgtagtattttttggcgaaagacttaaacgcttctttgcatcatatagtacagctcttctataaaagcatgcacaaaaactttgattgacttgcttgctatgttttcaaacaataggtaggcgaagtttcaatacatactgggattcgATTGGACAattacaaactgacaggaattaaagttaatgtttattgtccaaacaaattctagtatatacatatagtaaacagactacttacctgtcgtttacaaaaatccaaacaatcatagtaagcaatttgatcaatggtttgctttgcatatatttatagaagagctgtaaattctaaaaataaattctagttgtcgtagatggttaaatcctcaacaaaatctcaataactttgtctgaacgaataaaggttttcaatcaaattttcgtggattttttagcttccaccctgacgaggcatgttagctgttcgtat includes:
- the LOC139525069 gene encoding protein kinase C-binding protein NELL2-like, whose translation is MNITKAWIICTVALFQTVTLSIAAVHTTVAPMSNPQDNTSVPTTTTNNITEPSCFDKLNNCKDFPNDACLGIFHTWALDNCPRRCGLCNELFATTQKGCHDKQPAICSSQKDAICSNAAFKDWARDNCQKTCYLCSGHIRTTPTPKGCTFNGVSYQHNAHWTNGCDKNCTCVNGLYNCVFLCPIYPNIPPNWQLVGKSARCCHPDFVIEVKPICNYGGKEYKQDETWSDGCQFSCICNDAKADQYQCKEKCPKWDLPDVCHWNPASAGKCCSQPECPLPYVITGYPDL